One part of the Tunicatimonas pelagia genome encodes these proteins:
- a CDS encoding sensor histidine kinase — MILKWFSVLVVLRVVLLLATITGLVLIFGRADLFFNQIILGSIILIQVYELIRFVTQTNAELAKFLLAIKYNDFTVNFSRSRHSGFKHLHPAMREIMEAYRQVKIEKEAQFQYLRLLVKHLKVGIISVKGKDEITLMNPPALELLRTSAYHHWKNIQLNRPQLAQAVENMQDGDSQLVELSLHGEIRRLSVQLSQVRLLKDTYRIITLHDIEDEINRSETQAYHRLIRILTHEIMNSVTPISSLSETLLMMLENDKGTVKTKEQISSDYLEDLAYSLRTIQKRTDGLLSFVEDYRRLTKVPQPQRKPLSVQSLFDTVSLLMRGEFEKHNIVLRTHCQPESLSVLADHRQLEQVFINLLTNSIQAVAGQPEPTISLEASQQGEKTVLEVADNGSGIPPDKLDQIFVPFFSTKEKGSGIGLSLSRHIMALHGGSIRVQSQPGTPTVFSLTFPPVAELHPEVINL; from the coding sequence ATGATTCTCAAGTGGTTTTCGGTACTGGTAGTTTTGCGGGTAGTTCTACTGCTGGCTACCATTACCGGATTGGTATTGATTTTCGGGCGGGCCGATCTGTTCTTCAATCAGATTATTTTAGGTAGTATCATTCTCATTCAGGTGTACGAACTGATTCGCTTTGTTACCCAGACCAACGCTGAGTTGGCTAAGTTTCTGTTAGCCATTAAGTACAACGATTTTACGGTTAACTTTTCGCGGAGCCGCCATTCGGGTTTTAAGCATCTGCACCCGGCTATGCGGGAGATTATGGAAGCCTATCGGCAGGTGAAAATTGAGAAAGAAGCCCAGTTTCAGTATCTACGTTTGCTGGTAAAGCATCTAAAAGTAGGGATTATCTCAGTAAAGGGTAAAGATGAAATTACGCTGATGAATCCTCCGGCCTTAGAACTATTGAGAACCTCGGCCTACCATCATTGGAAAAATATTCAGCTTAATCGTCCGCAGTTGGCCCAGGCAGTAGAAAACATGCAGGATGGCGATAGTCAGCTAGTAGAACTATCACTTCACGGAGAAATCCGAAGGTTATCGGTGCAGCTTAGCCAGGTTCGTTTGCTGAAAGATACGTACCGGATCATTACCCTGCACGATATTGAAGATGAGATAAATCGTAGCGAAACCCAGGCTTACCATCGGCTTATCCGAATTCTGACCCACGAAATTATGAATTCGGTTACGCCTATTTCTTCCCTTTCCGAAACGTTGCTGATGATGCTGGAAAACGATAAAGGTACTGTAAAAACCAAAGAGCAAATAAGTTCGGATTATCTGGAAGACCTGGCGTATTCGTTGCGTACTATTCAAAAGCGAACTGATGGCTTACTTTCCTTCGTAGAAGATTATCGTCGCCTGACCAAAGTTCCGCAGCCGCAGCGCAAACCGCTGTCAGTACAATCGCTGTTTGATACCGTAAGTCTGCTTATGCGAGGTGAGTTTGAAAAACATAACATCGTTTTACGCACGCACTGCCAACCGGAGAGTCTGTCTGTTTTGGCCGACCATCGACAGCTTGAGCAGGTATTTATCAATCTACTTACTAACAGTATCCAAGCAGTGGCAGGTCAACCCGAGCCAACTATTTCGCTCGAGGCATCGCAACAGGGTGAGAAGACAGTACTGGAAGTGGCCGATAATGGTTCGGGTATTCCCCCCGATAAACTAGATCAGATTTTTGTCCCCTTTTTCTCCACTAAAGAGAAAGGCTCAGGAATTGGGTTGAGTCTGTCTCGTCATATTATGGCCTTGCACGGTGGTAGTATTCGGGTACAGTCCCAACCGGGCACACCAACGGTTTTTTCTCTTACTTTCCCACCAGTGGCGGAGCTGCATCCTGAAGTAATTAATTTATGA